In one window of Leifsonia sp. NPDC080035 DNA:
- a CDS encoding DUF3054 domain-containing protein, giving the protein MKSWRTALVAFVIDAVLVTVFVLVGRRSHGEAGSLLGVLTTLWPFLVGLVAGWLVTWAWRRPLAVVWPGIPIWLMTVALGMLIRTSAGQGVQPSFIAVAFAVLGVFLVGWRLLALPFVRRRTLRRA; this is encoded by the coding sequence GTGAAATCCTGGAGGACAGCGCTCGTGGCGTTCGTGATCGACGCCGTCCTCGTCACCGTGTTCGTGCTGGTCGGCCGCCGCAGCCACGGCGAGGCCGGCAGCCTGCTCGGCGTCCTCACGACGCTCTGGCCGTTCCTGGTCGGGCTGGTCGCTGGCTGGCTTGTCACCTGGGCATGGCGGCGCCCGCTCGCCGTCGTCTGGCCGGGCATCCCGATCTGGCTGATGACCGTCGCGCTCGGGATGCTCATCCGCACCTCGGCGGGTCAGGGCGTGCAGCCGAGCTTCATCGCCGTCGCGTTCGCGGTGCTCGGCGTCTTCCTCGTCGGCTGGCGCCTCCTCGCGCTGCCGTTCGTGCGCCGCCGCACCCTGCGCCGGGCATAG